A section of the Enterococcus montenegrensis genome encodes:
- a CDS encoding L,D-transpeptidase family protein, translated as MTRASRHKKHTKVILAIFLALFVIAGGAYAARSFHYSDHFLPNTKINETSIANLTVKEANAKLKGAADEQTFDIKDNGTNWQSIKKVDLGLKTDYTKDLEKIKDAQNRWKWGVAYVFAESDDKLDGVAVNEDQLTSAIKKIENELNEFNKNRTKTKDATLTKGPGGFTVTPEVEGNSVNVAAVVADVKKAVSSNKDSLELTNYTEKPKVTANDANLKEELNALNKVAQIQANYSINGDQFQIPTTTIMDWLEYKDGKVTLNKDKVTGYVTELGQQYNTSSNPTNFKSTLRGDVTVPDGTLSWTIQTDQEVPALMEQIMKGENFTRSPIVKGSGTADKPLVGNTYIEVDLQNQHMWYYKDGAVALETDIVSGKPKSPTPPGVFYVWEKSRNETLRGKNDDGTKYASPVDYWMPIDWTGVGIHDSDWQPAYGGDLWKTRGSHGCINTPPDVMAKLFNMVSTGTPVLVF; from the coding sequence ATGACTAGAGCTTCTCGCCACAAAAAACATACTAAAGTGATTCTTGCTATTTTTTTAGCCTTGTTCGTTATTGCCGGGGGCGCATATGCCGCGCGGAGCTTTCATTATAGCGATCATTTTTTACCCAATACAAAAATCAATGAAACAAGCATTGCAAATTTGACGGTCAAAGAAGCCAACGCGAAACTAAAAGGGGCCGCCGATGAGCAAACCTTTGATATTAAAGATAATGGCACAAATTGGCAGTCGATAAAAAAAGTTGACTTAGGTTTAAAAACCGACTACACCAAAGATTTGGAAAAAATCAAAGATGCCCAAAATCGTTGGAAATGGGGCGTGGCGTATGTCTTTGCTGAAAGTGACGATAAATTAGACGGCGTGGCAGTCAACGAAGATCAACTTACCAGTGCGATTAAAAAAATTGAAAATGAATTAAATGAATTTAATAAAAATCGTACAAAAACAAAAGATGCTACTTTAACAAAAGGTCCTGGCGGTTTTACAGTGACTCCTGAGGTCGAAGGAAATTCCGTTAATGTTGCAGCTGTCGTGGCTGACGTCAAAAAAGCAGTCAGCAGTAATAAAGACAGCTTGGAGTTAACCAACTATACTGAAAAGCCAAAAGTTACCGCCAATGATGCAAATTTAAAAGAAGAATTAAATGCTTTAAATAAAGTTGCCCAAATTCAAGCAAATTATTCCATTAATGGTGACCAATTCCAAATTCCAACAACCACTATCATGGACTGGTTGGAATATAAAGATGGTAAAGTTACCTTAAATAAAGACAAAGTAACGGGCTATGTAACCGAACTAGGTCAACAATATAATACAAGTAGTAATCCCACAAACTTCAAAAGCACACTGCGGGGTGATGTGACAGTTCCAGATGGCACTTTAAGTTGGACTATCCAAACAGATCAAGAAGTACCCGCACTAATGGAACAAATTATGAAGGGTGAAAACTTTACGCGCTCACCAATTGTAAAAGGCAGTGGCACAGCTGACAAACCTTTAGTCGGCAATACGTATATTGAAGTAGACTTACAAAACCAACATATGTGGTATTACAAAGATGGTGCGGTTGCACTGGAAACCGATATTGTTTCGGGTAAACCAAAATCACCAACACCACCTGGCGTATTCTATGTTTGGGAAAAATCTCGCAACGAAACACTCCGAGGCAAAAATGACGACGGAACAAAATATGCTAGTCCAGTAGATTACTGGATGCCTATTGATTGGACTGGTGTTGGTATTCACGATTCAGACTGGCAACCAGCCTATGGTGGCGATCTTTGGAAAACACGTGGGTCCCACGGCTGTATCAACACACCACCAGACGTAATGGCAAAATTATTCAACATGGTTTCAACTGGTACACCGGTTCTAGTTTTTTAA
- a CDS encoding M3 family oligoendopeptidase, whose amino-acid sequence MYALTWDLDSIFPGGSQSKELTGRMELLEEQLKDYQSKVKNFEVKDRDITANLAALLNLREKIANGFSQCSSFLNALMSADVTDVDAKIRYGKLTSLSPIFQLSETILAKKFTEISDQDWSDLLTSDALKTVAFRLSEIRRDGNELLSEEAENIINTLSLDGLNAWSQHYDTLVATIEIPFTDEAGNIQKLSAGQAFNKMMGDPDKKVRAALFATWENVWREKADLFADTLNHLDGFRLSTYKLHGTTDYLKQPLEYNRMSKATLDAMWGTIQKNKQPIVDFLTRKAQLFGKEKMEWQDQDAPIILDGMTERTFTYDEAAAFILDNFRKFSPKMADFAQMAFEKSWIEAEDRPGKRPGGYCTELPETQESRIFMTYSNSINEVATLAHELGHAFHSSVLWDIPRLNQDYAMNVAETASTFAELIVADATLKGATTKAEKINLLDAKMQNAIAMFMNIHARFIFENDFYTARQQGLVAPEKITEMMVAAQKEAYADGLAKYHPHFWAAKLHFFIDDVPFYNFPYTFGYLFSMGIYAQAMKSDGNFEDQYIALLRDTAAMTTEDLAQKHLNVDLTKPDFWQAGIDMVLHDINDFMTLTEEYVK is encoded by the coding sequence ATGTACGCATTAACATGGGATTTAGACAGTATTTTCCCTGGTGGTAGTCAATCAAAGGAACTGACTGGCCGGATGGAACTCTTAGAAGAGCAATTAAAAGACTATCAAAGCAAGGTCAAAAATTTTGAGGTAAAAGATCGTGATATTACCGCAAATTTAGCAGCTCTATTAAACTTACGAGAAAAGATTGCCAACGGTTTTTCTCAATGCAGTTCATTTTTAAACGCACTAATGTCTGCTGATGTAACCGATGTGGATGCCAAAATCCGTTATGGCAAATTAACTTCACTCTCCCCAATCTTTCAATTAAGTGAAACGATCTTAGCGAAAAAATTCACTGAAATTTCAGATCAAGATTGGTCTGACCTCCTAACAAGCGATGCGTTAAAAACTGTTGCCTTTCGTTTAAGCGAAATTCGGCGTGATGGTAATGAATTGTTATCTGAAGAAGCTGAAAATATTATCAATACGTTATCTTTGGATGGCTTGAACGCTTGGAGTCAGCACTACGATACACTAGTTGCAACCATTGAGATCCCTTTTACCGATGAAGCAGGCAACATCCAAAAACTATCTGCCGGTCAAGCTTTCAATAAAATGATGGGAGATCCTGATAAAAAGGTGCGGGCTGCTTTATTTGCCACCTGGGAAAATGTTTGGCGCGAAAAAGCCGATTTATTTGCCGATACGTTAAATCATTTGGATGGTTTTCGTTTATCCACTTACAAATTACATGGCACAACCGATTATTTAAAACAACCGTTGGAATACAATCGGATGTCAAAAGCCACACTTGATGCGATGTGGGGAACTATTCAAAAAAATAAGCAACCAATCGTAGACTTTCTAACGAGAAAAGCACAATTATTCGGTAAAGAGAAGATGGAATGGCAAGATCAAGATGCTCCGATTATTTTGGACGGTATGACAGAACGCACTTTCACTTATGACGAAGCGGCTGCTTTTATCTTAGATAACTTCCGCAAATTCAGTCCAAAAATGGCAGATTTTGCCCAAATGGCTTTTGAAAAAAGCTGGATTGAAGCAGAAGATCGTCCCGGCAAACGTCCTGGTGGCTATTGTACCGAATTACCAGAAACACAAGAGTCACGCATTTTCATGACCTATAGCAATTCTATTAACGAAGTGGCCACATTAGCCCATGAATTAGGACATGCTTTTCACAGCAGTGTTTTATGGGATATTCCCCGCTTGAATCAAGATTATGCCATGAACGTTGCCGAAACTGCTAGTACGTTTGCAGAACTAATCGTCGCTGACGCAACGTTAAAAGGCGCAACAACCAAAGCAGAAAAAATCAATTTATTAGATGCAAAAATGCAAAATGCGATTGCGATGTTTATGAACATTCATGCCCGCTTTATTTTTGAAAATGATTTTTACACTGCCCGCCAACAGGGTCTAGTGGCACCAGAAAAAATTACAGAAATGATGGTAGCTGCCCAAAAAGAAGCTTATGCCGATGGTTTAGCAAAATATCATCCTCATTTCTGGGCAGCAAAATTACATTTCTTTATTGATGATGTGCCATTTTATAACTTCCCATATACATTTGGCTACTTGTTTAGTATGGGAATTTATGCCCAAGCTATGAAAAGTGATGGTAATTTTGAAGATCAATACATTGCTTTATTACGAGATACTGCTGCTATGACAACAGAAGATTTGGCCCAAAAACATTTAAATGTTGATTTAACTAAACCAGATTTCTGGCAAGCAGGAATCGATATGGTGCTACATGATATCAACGACTTCATGACACTAACAGAAGAATATGTAAAATAA
- a CDS encoding YoaK family protein has protein sequence MQLPKFKFLDERIAIHESLPVGVMLAMAGGFLDAYTYLFHGEVFASMQSGNVILLGLNLAQGNFDHIIRYVFPICIFLLGIFFTDVLKFRFEHERFVWQNVAVAIEAVGIFCVGIFSDSGHNLLINSSLSFFAAIQFATYRRLAGLPYATTMTTGNLRSIADYTYQHFFKKDPTASFKIKYTATIIFAFCLGAILSTLSAHLFAGKAIWLVSLLLFGVLGITIYHQK, from the coding sequence ATGCAATTACCCAAGTTTAAATTTCTCGACGAACGGATTGCCATTCATGAAAGCTTACCGGTCGGAGTCATGCTGGCTATGGCGGGCGGTTTTTTAGATGCTTATACGTATTTATTTCACGGTGAAGTTTTCGCTAGTATGCAATCTGGTAATGTCATTTTACTGGGCTTAAATTTGGCGCAAGGTAATTTTGACCACATCATTCGGTATGTATTTCCCATTTGTATCTTTTTGTTGGGCATCTTTTTTACTGACGTGTTGAAATTTCGCTTTGAACATGAGCGCTTTGTTTGGCAAAATGTTGCAGTCGCCATTGAGGCGGTGGGGATTTTTTGTGTCGGGATTTTTTCTGATTCTGGTCATAATTTATTGATCAATTCTTCGTTGTCATTTTTTGCAGCCATTCAGTTTGCTACATATCGGCGTTTAGCAGGCTTGCCTTATGCTACGACAATGACGACTGGAAATTTGCGCTCAATTGCAGATTATACGTACCAACATTTTTTCAAAAAAGATCCAACTGCCAGTTTTAAAATCAAATATACGGCCACGATTATTTTTGCCTTTTGTTTAGGGGCAATTTTAAGTACGCTGTCTGCCCATCTTTTTGCTGGAAAAGCAATTTGGTTGGTATCCTTATTGCTATTTGGCGTACTTGGCATTACCATTTATCATCAAAAATGA
- a CDS encoding QueT transporter family protein codes for MDNQIKKLGSVHWKTDEVAKMAVVAALYVVVTVFLAPFSFGQVQLRVAEMFNFLALYNKRYVWSVTIGCAIANIASPNGILDVSIGSVCTFFVLVICRKICASFTDMRIKIAICAVLFAFSMFTVAGQLTILYKMPFWINWGYIAIGELLSMTIGGIIMYTIGQKIDLTK; via the coding sequence ATGGATAATCAAATCAAAAAGTTAGGTTCAGTTCACTGGAAGACAGATGAAGTTGCCAAAATGGCCGTTGTTGCGGCGCTATATGTGGTGGTTACGGTTTTTTTAGCTCCTTTTAGTTTTGGCCAAGTCCAATTGCGCGTAGCAGAAATGTTCAACTTTTTAGCCTTGTACAACAAGCGCTATGTGTGGTCTGTGACCATCGGTTGTGCTATTGCCAACATCGCTTCCCCCAATGGGATCCTTGATGTTTCAATCGGAAGTGTCTGTACTTTTTTTGTGTTAGTTATTTGCCGTAAAATTTGTGCGAGTTTTACGGATATGCGGATTAAAATTGCGATTTGCGCTGTGTTATTTGCCTTTTCGATGTTTACTGTTGCCGGGCAACTAACTATTTTATACAAAATGCCATTTTGGATTAATTGGGGATATATTGCCATTGGCGAGTTACTGTCTATGACTATTGGCGGGATTATCATGTATACGATTGGTCAAAAAATCGATTTAACAAAATAA
- a CDS encoding VanZ family protein, translating to MKRNFKNPYVYLGIAIFMMVILFISSSQTYHQQSQIGFLETLLKNEPLKKPLSQIAFNYAGSEVSIAAKGYFSFVEFFIRKGAHFITYFILGASLTLALYYRQKNFWWGGFFGLLSATGYAALDEFHQMLTGDRTPLFQDVLLDMSGALTAIFIILLYLLATKKRLS from the coding sequence ATGAAACGAAATTTTAAAAATCCATACGTGTATTTAGGCATTGCCATTTTCATGATGGTGATTTTATTTATCAGTTCTTCGCAAACGTACCACCAACAATCACAAATCGGTTTTTTGGAAACACTTTTAAAAAATGAGCCCTTAAAAAAGCCCCTAAGTCAGATTGCTTTTAACTATGCCGGCAGTGAAGTCAGCATTGCGGCTAAAGGCTATTTTTCCTTTGTAGAGTTTTTTATTCGTAAAGGAGCACATTTTATAACCTACTTTATTTTAGGCGCAAGCTTGACATTGGCCTTATATTACCGTCAAAAAAATTTCTGGTGGGGTGGCTTCTTTGGTCTCTTAAGTGCCACCGGTTATGCTGCTTTGGATGAATTTCATCAAATGTTAACAGGGGATAGAACGCCGCTTTTTCAAGACGTACTTTTAGATATGTCAGGGGCACTAACAGCGATATTCATCATCTTGCTTTATCTTTTGGCTACTAAAAAAAGACTTTCATAG
- the pth gene encoding aminoacyl-tRNA hydrolase, with product MKMIVGLGNPGLKYAKTKHNVGFMTIDRLAQKYNVTFKRNNFEAEQGELFLDGEKIILIKPQTFMNDSGRAVGPLMTYLGVLPEELVVVYDDLDLAVGKIRLRQKGASGGHNGIKSIITHLKGSQTFDRIKIGIGRPPQNMTVVNHVLSPFSQDDLPLIETSIDHGVAALEEYFKTNDFINTMNKFN from the coding sequence ATGAAGATGATCGTTGGCTTGGGAAATCCTGGGTTGAAATATGCAAAAACAAAACATAATGTCGGCTTTATGACAATTGATCGTTTAGCCCAAAAGTACAACGTTACGTTTAAACGCAACAACTTTGAAGCTGAACAAGGAGAGCTTTTTCTTGATGGTGAAAAAATTATTTTAATTAAACCCCAAACTTTTATGAATGATTCTGGTAGAGCTGTGGGACCTTTGATGACGTATTTGGGTGTTTTACCCGAAGAGTTAGTGGTAGTATATGATGACTTGGATTTAGCGGTAGGGAAAATTCGTTTACGGCAAAAAGGCGCATCTGGTGGCCATAATGGAATTAAGAGCATTATAACACATTTAAAAGGCAGCCAAACTTTTGATCGAATTAAAATCGGCATTGGTAGACCGCCTCAAAATATGACAGTTGTCAATCATGTACTAAGTCCTTTTTCACAAGATGATTTACCATTGATTGAAACCAGTATCGACCATGGTGTCGCTGCTTTAGAAGAATATTTTAAAACAAATGATTTTATTAATACGATGAATAAATTTAATTAA
- a CDS encoding L-lactate dehydrogenase, translating into MTDGKKSAFLKDHQKVILVGDGAVGSSYAFALVTQNIAQEVGIVDINVKKTEGDALDLTDALAWTSPKKIYSATYADAHDADLVVITAGAPQKPGETRLDLVHKNLKINRDVVTQIVASGFNGIFLVAANPVDILTYSTWKFSGFPKERVIGSGTSLDSARFRQKIAELVKVDARNVHAYILGEHGDSEFPVWSHANVAGLQIYEWIKNNPDVDEEAMVNLFFSVRDAAYTIIDKKGATFYGIATALARITRAILNDENAVFPLSVYLEGQYGLNDIYIGAPAVINAQGIQQVIEIPLTDSEQDRMNASASQLKDIVDEAFKKLEAEDAAK; encoded by the coding sequence ATGACAGATGGAAAAAAGAGTGCTTTCTTAAAAGACCACCAAAAAGTTATCTTAGTAGGTGACGGAGCTGTTGGTTCTAGTTATGCTTTTGCACTTGTAACTCAAAATATCGCCCAAGAAGTTGGGATCGTCGATATTAACGTCAAAAAAACTGAAGGCGACGCATTAGATTTAACTGATGCCCTAGCTTGGACTTCTCCTAAGAAAATTTACTCAGCTACTTACGCAGACGCACATGATGCCGATTTAGTTGTTATTACTGCTGGTGCACCTCAAAAACCAGGTGAAACTCGCTTAGACTTAGTTCATAAAAACTTAAAAATTAACCGCGACGTTGTAACTCAAATCGTGGCTTCTGGCTTTAACGGCATTTTCTTGGTTGCCGCTAACCCAGTTGATATTCTAACTTACTCAACATGGAAATTCTCAGGTTTTCCAAAAGAACGCGTTATCGGTTCAGGTACTTCCTTAGATTCTGCTCGTTTCCGCCAAAAAATTGCGGAATTAGTTAAAGTAGATGCCCGCAACGTCCATGCCTATATTTTAGGCGAACACGGCGATTCAGAATTTCCAGTTTGGTCACACGCTAACGTTGCCGGCTTACAAATTTACGAATGGATTAAAAACAATCCTGACGTCGATGAAGAAGCTATGGTTAACTTGTTCTTTAGTGTTCGTGATGCAGCCTACACGATCATCGATAAAAAAGGCGCAACTTTCTATGGTATCGCAACGGCCTTGGCACGAATTACCCGCGCTATTTTAAATGATGAAAATGCAGTCTTCCCATTATCTGTTTACTTGGAAGGTCAATACGGCTTAAACGATATTTATATCGGTGCACCTGCTGTCATCAATGCGCAAGGAATTCAACAAGTTATTGAAATTCCATTGACTGACTCAGAACAAGACCGTATGAACGCTTCTGCTTCACAATTAAAAGATATTGTAGATGAAGCATTCAAAAAATTAGAAGCCGAAGACGCTGCTAAATAA
- a CDS encoding YebC/PmpR family DNA-binding transcriptional regulator encodes MSGHSKWNNIQGRKNAQDAKRGKIFQKLSREIYMAAKSGGGDVAMNPALRLVVDKAKAANMPNDNVDRAIKKATSSADEANYDEVTYEGYGPGGVAILVHALTDNRNRTATNVRVAFTRNGGNLGETGSVNYLFERKGYIAIEREGLAVDEDTMFEDVLEAGAEDLIAAPEVFEIYTAAEDFTAVRDQLEKDGFTLAQAELTMVPQTTIVLDDEQKAKLEQLVDKLEDDDDVAEVFTSMEN; translated from the coding sequence ATGTCAGGACATTCAAAGTGGAACAATATTCAAGGTCGCAAAAATGCGCAAGATGCAAAACGCGGTAAAATTTTTCAAAAATTATCCCGGGAAATTTATATGGCAGCAAAATCTGGTGGTGGTGACGTGGCGATGAACCCAGCATTACGCTTAGTGGTAGATAAGGCCAAAGCTGCCAATATGCCAAATGATAATGTTGATCGGGCCATTAAAAAAGCAACTAGTTCTGCCGATGAGGCAAATTATGATGAAGTAACCTATGAAGGTTATGGTCCTGGTGGGGTAGCAATTTTAGTTCATGCCTTAACAGACAATCGCAATCGCACTGCCACAAATGTCCGCGTAGCTTTTACGCGTAATGGCGGTAATTTAGGGGAAACAGGTTCTGTTAATTATTTATTTGAGCGAAAAGGGTATATAGCCATTGAGCGTGAAGGCCTTGCTGTAGATGAAGATACGATGTTTGAAGATGTTTTAGAGGCAGGTGCAGAAGACTTGATTGCTGCTCCTGAAGTTTTTGAAATTTATACGGCAGCAGAAGATTTTACCGCAGTTAGAGATCAGTTAGAAAAAGATGGTTTTACTTTGGCGCAAGCTGAATTGACCATGGTACCACAAACCACGATTGTTTTAGATGATGAACAAAAAGCTAAATTGGAACAACTTGTAGACAAATTAGAAGACGATGACGATGTTGCAGAAGTCTTTACCAGTATGGAAAATTAA
- the mfd gene encoding transcription-repair coupling factor gives MDLLGLFDKVPQIGQWQEQLAQKSKRQLLTGLSGSAKTLALVSTLKKLQKSILVITPNLYYTNQLVEDLRNVTDAVFAFPVDEVLSAEMAFASPEAKAERVQTLNAISQNELGIYVMPVAALRKHLPTPKTWRDYQLHWQIGDELDLTTLPAQLVLMGYQRESMIAKPGEFSIRGSIIDIYPLHAEYPVRVELFDVEIDSMRYFDVETQRSLGNVDHVLISPTSELVFTDLELKTGAKNLKIALEKRLAVTREKTDQEFLSEYFGQLQNEWLKGEPGENVNFYLDFLYEQPTTIVDYFAKDTLLMVDDYPRIMETNREIEREEGEWQVQKISELRVFNEQKFGVDVHQFFQKETFTTSFFALFQKGMGNLRFGAIWNFQYRPMQQFFSQMGLLKAELERWEKQQQTVLFLVADEERAQKLDHNFRDHEIYAPVAKGDKLITGRSQIVVGSLQSGFEMPQDRLVVVTEKEIFQKVKRKRARRQTITNAERLKSYNELKPGDYVVHANHGIGKYIGMETLEVDGVHQDYITILYQNDDKLFIPVTQLNLIQKYVASESKTPKINKLGGSEWSKTKRKVSGKIEDIADDLIALYAKREAEKGFAFAPDDAYQKQFEDAFPYTETDDQLRSAAEIKRDMEKAKPMDRLLVGDVGFGKTEVALRAAFKSIKESKQVAFLVPTTILAQQHYETMLDRFEGFPVNIGLLSRFRTKKQQAETLEQIRTGQVDIVVGTHRLLSQDVKFSDLGLLVIDEEQRFGVKHKERLKQLRSQVDVLTLTATPIPRTLHMSMLGVRDLSVIETPPENRYPIQTYVMEKNPGAIREAIHRELARDGQIFYLYNRVETIEKKVDELQALVPEARIGYAHGQMTEIQLENTLLDFIEGQYDILVTTTIIETGVDIPNVNTLFVENADYMGLSTLYQLRGRVGRSNRVAYAYFMYEPQKILNEVSEKRLQAIKDFTELGSGFKIAMRDLSIRGAGNLLGAQQHGFIDAVGFDMYSQMLEEAVARKQGKNIQSQKTSVEIDLGIDAYLPGTYITDERQKIEVYKRIRELENEEQLDELQDDLLDRFGEYPDEVAHLLTIGQIKMDGDRALLESIRKINQQIKVTLSKVGTKTYTVEQLFEALSVTKMKAAMAVSNDKMTITLTIGQKMTQAVWLHEIQEFIKALREEKYKRAIVPETK, from the coding sequence ATGGATTTGCTTGGTTTGTTTGATAAGGTACCGCAGATTGGCCAATGGCAAGAACAGTTAGCCCAAAAGAGTAAACGGCAATTGTTAACTGGCCTTTCAGGTTCGGCCAAAACACTGGCGCTGGTCAGTACATTAAAAAAATTGCAAAAATCAATTTTAGTCATTACGCCGAATTTGTATTATACCAATCAATTAGTTGAAGATTTGCGTAATGTAACAGATGCTGTTTTTGCCTTTCCAGTGGATGAAGTCCTATCAGCAGAAATGGCTTTTGCCTCACCAGAAGCAAAAGCAGAACGGGTGCAAACATTAAATGCTATTTCCCAAAATGAATTGGGAATTTATGTTATGCCAGTGGCGGCGTTGCGAAAGCACTTGCCTACGCCTAAGACGTGGCGTGACTATCAATTGCATTGGCAAATTGGTGATGAGTTAGATTTAACAACTTTACCAGCGCAGCTGGTTTTAATGGGGTATCAGCGGGAAAGTATGATTGCTAAACCCGGCGAATTCAGTATTCGTGGTAGCATCATAGACATTTATCCTTTACATGCAGAATATCCGGTGCGGGTGGAATTATTTGATGTTGAAATTGATTCCATGCGCTATTTTGACGTGGAAACACAACGTTCTTTAGGGAATGTAGACCATGTTTTGATCAGTCCAACCAGTGAGCTGGTTTTTACTGACCTTGAGCTCAAAACAGGTGCCAAAAATTTAAAAATAGCTTTGGAAAAACGTTTAGCAGTCACCAGAGAAAAAACAGATCAAGAGTTTTTAAGTGAATATTTTGGTCAACTGCAAAATGAGTGGTTGAAGGGCGAGCCAGGAGAAAATGTCAATTTTTATCTTGATTTTCTTTATGAGCAGCCAACGACGATTGTGGATTACTTTGCAAAAGACACGCTTTTAATGGTAGATGATTATCCCCGCATCATGGAAACCAATCGTGAAATTGAGCGAGAAGAAGGGGAATGGCAGGTTCAAAAAATTAGTGAGCTGCGCGTCTTTAATGAACAAAAATTTGGCGTAGACGTGCACCAGTTCTTCCAAAAGGAAACATTTACGACTAGCTTTTTTGCATTATTTCAAAAAGGGATGGGGAATTTACGTTTTGGCGCGATTTGGAATTTTCAATATCGGCCGATGCAACAGTTTTTCAGCCAAATGGGTCTATTAAAAGCCGAGTTAGAACGCTGGGAAAAACAGCAGCAGACGGTTTTATTTTTAGTAGCAGATGAAGAAAGAGCACAAAAGTTGGATCATAATTTCCGTGATCATGAAATTTATGCACCGGTGGCCAAAGGGGATAAATTAATTACCGGTCGCAGTCAAATCGTGGTCGGTAGCTTGCAAAGCGGTTTTGAAATGCCGCAAGATCGTTTAGTCGTTGTGACAGAAAAAGAGATTTTTCAAAAAGTAAAACGAAAACGCGCGCGGCGTCAAACAATTACCAATGCCGAACGATTAAAAAGCTATAACGAGTTAAAACCAGGGGACTATGTTGTTCATGCTAATCATGGGATTGGGAAATATATCGGCATGGAGACCTTGGAAGTCGATGGCGTTCATCAAGATTACATCACGATTTTATATCAAAACGACGATAAGCTCTTTATTCCCGTTACGCAATTAAACTTGATTCAAAAATATGTTGCTTCAGAGTCCAAGACCCCTAAAATTAATAAATTAGGTGGTAGTGAATGGAGTAAAACAAAACGAAAAGTCTCCGGTAAAATTGAAGATATTGCCGATGATTTAATTGCCTTATACGCAAAAAGAGAAGCAGAAAAAGGCTTTGCCTTTGCACCAGATGATGCGTATCAAAAACAATTTGAAGATGCTTTTCCATATACGGAAACAGATGACCAGCTTCGCAGCGCTGCTGAAATTAAGCGAGATATGGAAAAAGCAAAACCGATGGATCGCCTGCTGGTGGGGGATGTTGGGTTTGGGAAGACCGAAGTAGCGCTACGGGCTGCCTTTAAGTCTATTAAAGAAAGTAAACAGGTTGCCTTTTTAGTCCCTACCACGATTTTAGCGCAACAACATTATGAAACGATGCTTGATCGTTTTGAGGGTTTTCCAGTCAATATTGGTTTGCTTAGTCGTTTTAGAACGAAAAAACAACAAGCTGAGACACTGGAACAAATTCGCACCGGGCAAGTGGATATTGTAGTAGGAACGCACCGCTTATTGTCTCAAGATGTGAAATTTTCTGATCTAGGATTATTGGTCATTGATGAGGAACAACGTTTTGGTGTGAAGCACAAAGAACGTTTGAAACAATTACGTTCTCAAGTGGATGTTTTGACCTTAACGGCGACACCGATTCCCCGCACGTTGCACATGTCCATGTTAGGGGTACGGGATTTATCGGTCATTGAAACACCACCGGAAAATCGTTATCCTATTCAAACCTACGTGATGGAAAAAAATCCTGGCGCAATTCGAGAAGCGATTCACAGAGAACTAGCCCGAGATGGTCAAATTTTTTATTTGTACAATCGAGTGGAAACGATTGAAAAAAAAGTCGATGAATTGCAAGCTTTAGTCCCAGAAGCCCGGATTGGTTACGCCCATGGTCAAATGACAGAAATTCAATTGGAAAACACGTTGTTAGACTTTATTGAAGGGCAATATGATATTTTAGTCACCACGACGATTATTGAAACAGGAGTGGATATTCCAAACGTCAATACGTTGTTTGTAGAAAATGCCGATTACATGGGTTTATCTACTTTGTACCAATTAAGAGGGCGCGTTGGTCGGAGTAATCGGGTAGCTTATGCGTATTTCATGTATGAACCACAAAAGATTTTAAATGAAGTAAGTGAAAAGCGACTCCAAGCGATCAAAGATTTTACTGAACTAGGCTCTGGTTTTAAAATTGCAATGCGAGATTTATCGATTCGAGGCGCGGGTAATTTATTAGGTGCCCAGCAGCACGGCTTTATTGATGCGGTTGGTTTTGATATGTATTCGCAAATGTTAGAAGAAGCTGTTGCCCGCAAGCAAGGTAAAAATATTCAAAGCCAAAAAACTTCAGTGGAAATTGACTTGGGGATTGACGCTTACTTGCCGGGTACGTATATTACTGACGAACGCCAAAAAATTGAAGTATATAAACGGATTCGTGAATTAGAAAACGAAGAGCAATTGGATGAATTGCAAGATGATTTGTTGGATCGTTTTGGAGAATACCCGGATGAAGTTGCCCATTTATTGACGATTGGTCAAATTAAAATGGACGGCGATCGCGCTTTATTGGAAAGTATTCGCAAGATTAATCAACAAATTAAAGTAACATTAAGTAAAGTTGGTACAAAAACGTATACAGTCGAACAATTATTCGAAGCGTTGTCTGTGACCAAAATGAAAGCTGCAATGGCTGTAAGTAACGACAAAATGACGATTACATTAACCATTGGGCAAAAAATGACGCAGGCTGTCTGGCTTCATGAAATTCAAGAATTTATTAAAGCGTTACGAGAAGAAAAATATAAGCGCGCGATTGTACCTGAAACGAAATAA